A stretch of DNA from Coccidioides posadasii str. Silveira chromosome 1, complete sequence:
TCACCCCGAAACATAAAGATATCTGCACCTGAAAATCCAGTTCACGTTACTCATGTAGGCTATGATAATGAAACTGGTCAGTTCACGGTGAGTGCCCTGGTTTCCCTTCACTCTATACTTGATGCAGTAGAGCAAAACTCAACAAAAACAAAACTGATATGATATTTTCAGGGCCTTCCAAAAGAGTGGCAACGGATGTTGCAGGAGAGTGGGATCTCTAAGaaagagcaagaagaacATCCACAAACCATGGTCAATATCATGAAATTCTATGAGAAGAATGCCTCGGGAAAGGATGATGAAGGAGTATGGCATAAATTTGATCATGCAAAGGCGGTTGATCATCATGAACATTCAATTAGTTCCAAGGCATCCCCAGGAGGTCTGGCTCCAGGCCCCTTTTCTCCGCTCACAGCGCTTACCTCCCCTCCAGCAAGCCCGAGATTTCCCCAGAATCACGAAGGCAGCTTTGAGAACCCCAGGGCCCCGCCGCCTATCCCTAAAGCTGTTCCAGCGACCAGTCCGCTCTCTCCAGGCCCCTCACCTTCGGGCACCAATTGGGTCCCAAACCGTGCAGCACCCAAGGCTCCAACCTCTTCGGCTACTAACCTCATGCCTGCTCGTCCTCCCCCTCAAGCTCCCGCACCGAAGGATACTCGCACGGCTCCGGAGATGTCAGCACACCCATTTGGCGTTCGCCCGATTCCCGAAACGGAGCCACTTCCTCCGCAACCACAGCGGAGCCGTTCCAACTCGAACCAAAATATGGCAAATGCCGCACCAAGGGTACCACCAAACATGGTGACCTCACCTGCACAATATCAACAAATGCAGGAACAAGCTAGCACCGCAGCGCACCAGGCCATCACCAGTAAACAGTTAGAACGTACACGTAGCGAGCGCCAGcgacaacagcagcagccgcCACGGCTAGCAGATCCGTCAATTCAGTCTCGCCACCAGCCCCCGTCTCAGCAGCTTCAACAATCAATCGACCAGGTCCCTCGACTGGAACAACCAGGGTACACAGCCCCCGTGCCACAGCAACAGTATGGACTACCACTGGACCCCACCCAATATCCCCAACAAGCACGTGCCGGCCCTTCACCAAGACAGCGCCAGCGAGTCCGTCAAAGCAATGGGATCGATATCAGAGCCCGCCTGCTTTCGATATGTACTGCTGGTGATCCCACCCGCAAATACCGAAACCTTAACAAGATTGGTCAAGGTGCATCCGGTGGTGTCTTTACAGCGTATGAGAATGGCACAAACAGATGCGTCGCTATTAAGCAGATGAACCTAGAACTACAGCCGAAAAAGGATTTAATTATTAATGAAATCCTGGTCATGAAAGACAGCAAACATAAGAATATTGTTAATTTCATGGATAGCTTTTTACATGGTGGTGACTTGTGGGTTGTCATGGAGTACATGGAGGGCGGCAGTTTAACAGATGTTGTCACGTTCAATATCATGACCGAGGGCCAAATTGCTTCTGTTTGCAGAGAGGTATGCCTAGCTCCCATGATATTTGTGAAAGTTTGTGACTGATACATCTTTAGACCCTAAACGGGCTTCAACACTTACACTCCAAGGGGGTTATCCATCGTGATATCAAATCCGACAATATTCTCCTGTCGTTGGAAGGGAACGTCAAATTAAGTGTGTATGCTCTCTCTTGAAATTAGAAGCTTCATTGCTTACGCCACATAGCCGACTTCGGGTTTTGTGCTCAGATAAATGAGTCACATAACAAACGCAATACTATGGTCGGAACACCTTACTGGATGGCCCCGGAGGTTGTCACCCGCAAAGAATACGGCCGTAAGGTAGATATTTGGAGCTTGGGGATTATGGCGATCGAGATGATTGAAGGAGAACCACCGTACCTTACTGAATCCCCATTGAGAGCCCTCTATCTGATTGCAACAAACGGCACTCCAACTATAAAGGATGAGCAAAATCTATCGCCAGTTTTTAGGGATTTTCTACATCTTGCCCTAAGGGTCGATCCTGAGAAGCGAGCGTCAGCTCATGATTTGCTTACGGTATGTAGAGCCTGTCTCAGCCTGTCCTAGGTGTCGCCAACTGATTGTTGCTTTTTCTCAATAGCATCCGTTCATGTCGCATTGTGAACCTTTGTCGAGTCTCGCACCGCTTGTCAGAGCTGCTAGAATTAGCAGAGCTCAAGAGAAAGCCCAAAAGGGCGGCATCTGATTCTTCATGATTCCGATCGTTTACTGAATTTCCAATGACCCCTTACCTTCTAGAAATACCCAACCACTTGATGCGTTATACCCAAATTTACGATTGCAGTTCCTCTTTCAACGATACATGGACAAGTCTAACAAGGCAACGCCATACACGAACCACCTTCAACGACACCCAACCATCACGATTTCTGCTGATACCAACAGCCATCTTCCGATACCCGCAATAGAATTTATTGACTCTGAATGATCTCATGCGCCGTCTTGCTGTCTAAGATTTCTGCGGTCCTTTCGCTTCTCCGCTGGACTCTAAGAAAATTGTTTTAACGAAAGGGGATATTTCAGGCTGCTACAAAAACATACCGCGACTACTGCATGTTTCCAGTATTACTTTTCTCGGGTGGATTTCGCTATTCATGTCTCAAGTGGCCAGGAGTTTATGGCGTCATGAAGTTCGACCAGTGATCTATCTTTGCTGAATTGGGAGGCGCGCCCCAAGGAAGCACTTTGTATTCGCACCCTGTTATTTCTACCCCATGCTGTGATCGCCACTTCTCAAATTCCCTCTCACCATGTGAAATTTTCACCTCAGTGTTTGCAACTTTCTCCATTACCAGTCTTATAGTTCTTTTGATACCGTTATATTTGAATGATTTATAATGTCTCCTCGATATTGAAGGCATGGCATCTGCCGGATTTATTGTCTAGCAATATGGGAGGCAAAACGTACCAGGTGTGCCAGGCAACATGTATGCTTAGTTTTATCGTTGCATGTCTCCAACTCTGTGATGCAGAGTTTGTATGGCTTGCGATTTTTCTGTCGGGTAAAGTGTGAAGGGTTCAAAGCACAAGCCGGGGTTGACAGCGTTTGGCTATTTACCTACAAATAAAGCTTCAAAGCTGAATCCTCAATGCGTCTTTTTAGTTCTATCAATCTTTAATGTTGATGTCCTCAAAGAAGCATTACCCTGGCTGCGGGTGGCGGCGCTCTGCCTGGACAGTCGGCTTACATCATCCGGCGGGTCCCGGGGTACGAACCGCAGCTGAGAATGGGAGGGGGAAGACCGTCCCACGCAGCAACACCATCCCAATCCGCACACTATTTTTCGTTTCTTCCCGCCGACAGAGCTCTCGGACTGACatatatttttattttgttttgTTATTCGCTCTAACTAGCGCCTGTCCCGATCTGTCAAACTAAATTCTGCCGCTTGGTTTGCACACGGTGCAAAAGCCGTGCTTTGGGCACTCGGATTACGTAGCTTAGGTTTACACATCTCCCCGACACCTCAAGGCTTCCATATTGCTTCCATTGCACAGCGCCGCCATCACGACGACTTTGAGAGGTATTTTCGAGAGGTACTTCTCTCTGCCTACACGACGAACTTGCTTTTCTTGATTCTTCACGCTGCGCTTTTGTTTCGACTTTGAAGAAACTGCGCTCGGTCCTCGGCCATGTTTCGCGCGCAGCAGAATGCGTATGATGACATCGTCGGTACGTCTGCTGCACACCaacttcatttcttttttctccgTGTGCTTTTAGAGGGGAGAGGATTCTGACATTTGTCATTTTGCAGCCAAGGCGACCGATGAAAATCTTACCTCCGAGAACTGGGAATACATACTTGTATGATATATTCTACCCTCTGTGGCATAttgctttgccttctttTACCGCCTTGCGGCCTTCCAGGCATTATTGAGCTGACCCAAATACACGATTTAAGGATGTGTGTGACAAGGTTTCTGCAGATGAGTCTGGGTATGAAGATACAGCAACTTGCCGCTCGCAACTTAATGGCAATATATACCCAAGCGGGCTAGCTGACTCTATTGTATAGGGCGAAAGATGCGGTTGCCTCCATGATCAAACGGCTTGCTCATCGCAATGCAAATGTGCAGCTTTACACCTTCGAGGTTCGCCCCCATCTTGCATTGTGTTTTGCGAGTCATGTTACGTTCGGCTAACATCAGTCCCGTTTACCATAGCTTGCCAACGCCCTGTCGCAAAATTGCGGTCCAAAAGCGCATCGCGAGTTGGCGTCAAAAAGTTTCACAGATGCCCTTTTGCGACTAGCCAATGACCGAGTGCGTTTCTCCATTCCTTAACTATCACCCGAAGGATGCCGGTCTAACTCGAGTTTCGTCATTCCCATAGAATACCCATCCACAAGTCAAGTCCAAGATACTGGAACATATGGAACAATGGACGGAGATGTTTTCCAGCAATCCCGATTTCGGAATCATGGAGCATGCTTACATGAAGTTGAAGTCGCAGAGTACGTACAGCTCCCACAATTATATGAGGTAGAGAGTAATGTTTTACATATTTCTAATCAGATCCAAACATTCAACCTCCCTCGAAACCAACAAAGCGCCAAATAACAGAACTAGACAGgcaaaaggaagaagaggaactCCAGATGGCGCTTGCGTTGTCCATCAAAGAGAAACAGTCAGAAACATCTAAACAACAAGATGGCTCTTCACAGCATGTTGTGACTACCTCCGCTCAAGCCGAAGCTGCACCCTCGCAAGGTATTCCATCCGGCACGACCGCTGCGACAGTATCTCGCGTTCGCGCCTTGTATGATTTCCAGCCTTCGGAGCCCGGAGAGCTTCAATTTCGCAAAGGCGACATCATAGCTGTCTTGGAATCGGTTTATAAGGATTGGTGGAAGGGTTCTTTACGGGGTCAAGTTGGCATATTTCCATTAAATTATGTGGAAAAGCTTTCAGATCCAACCCAGGAGGAGTTACAGCGAGAGGCCCAGATGGAAGCTGAAGTATTCGCTGAGATAAAGAATGTGGAAAAGCTTCTGGCGTTGTTGAGTACCAGCAGCCCCGAGTTGAATGTACAGGAGAATGAAGAAATCACCAAATTATATCACTCGACGCTTGCGATTCGGCCCAAGCTTATAGAGCTGATTGGCAAGTATTCTAAGAAAAAGGGTAAGGATTTCTGCGTCACCATTCTACGGTCTTGGCTAATATGTTTGCAGACGACTTTACTCAGCTCAACGAGAAATTTATCAAGGCTCGAAGGGATTACGAAGCATTATTGGAAGCGTCCATGACCCACCCAGCGCAGTCTCATTATAACCGACCTGCACAACCTTCTTTTGCCTATCCACCTTCAGGAACCCACCCAGGATATCCTCACCACGCACCGCCACAACAAGAGCCGCAGCGGTATTATACGCCAAGGCCGTCACAAGGTCGGTGATTGTGTGTCACGGTTCAAAGGCTGCTTCTGATTAACGTGTTTCATTAGACCCGCAAAGTGCTCCTCACAACACCCCGGGATATTATGGGGCAGAACCGAGCACACTTCCTTATCCTCCCGACTCTCAGTCCCCGGATTTTCGAAAACACACAACTACAGGCTCCATGCAGCTACCACAACAGCAACCCTCGCAACCCCCACAAGACGCATATTCCCAAGGCGCAACGACACATTATCCTCCGAAAACAACCTACGATCATCCGCAAGAGCTGGGAACATCAGTCTATGACTCCCCGCAAGGAAATGCTCCCCAGGCTATCCAGCACTCCTATCATCCCGCGATGCAGCAAGAGcttcaacaacaacaagcGACAGGAGCAGAGCCTACGCAACGACCCTATTCCCCCCAGGAAAATCCACCACCACAAGCACCGTCATCCAACCCGCCATATCCTATACAAACACCGCAAGAACCTCCTCAGCAATCCTTTGCTCCACCAGCGCCTATGCATCAACCTCCACCCATACCATCTGTCGCGCCATCGCAAGGAGCATATGGCGGTGGCTACCAAGCTTATCAACCACCTACAACACAACAGCATAGCCCAACTTCAAACCCGGCCGCGTTCTACCGGTGAAACACTTATCGAAGTACGATCTAGCGAAGATACTGTGTTGAATTATTACGACCATTAGCTTCTTATTTGTAATCTGACCAATCTACTAAGTGTGAAATAAATTATATTTATTGTCGAAAAACGGTTCCAtgatcatctttcttctcttggcATTATTTTAGCCCAGTAACTGTTTTAAATACTCCGTGCTACACGCAAATACTAGCGGACTTAGTGAATGTTGTTCCTAGGTAATATTAGACTATGGCTTTAGAGGGGGTAGGTTTGAGAACCGTATATGTAGGGTTTGAACTACGACGATTAATAGCACCAATAAACATCAGTTATCCAAGTTTCAAGGTTGCTAACTTAGGGAGTGCGCACAACTTTTAcatttccctttttccctttcatTCCTTGAAACAAATGCCTTGATCAGCTCCAGCAACCTGCGGTCGAGTTGAGGGCTTGGCGGCTATCCCCTAGAACCCGGCTGAGGAGGCTTGGCGTGACGGAGTCGAAGAGTGTCCACTCGGCGACTTTGGTGGATTTCTTAAATAAGGAGTGGAGGACAGCACATATTCCATATCAACCTGTGTGCGAGTCGCTGTCTGTTCTTCATCGTTTTCATCGTTAAACTAGGGTGCTCAACTAACCACATATTTTTACATCCCTCTCTGAATTCCATTGATCCCCTTCCCTTGTGGACAAGGTATGGCTGATGGTGGTTATGTCCCCGTCGAAGAGGATGACGAGGACGGGGATATAACGCACCATGGTGCAGAAAGGATTAGTGTGGAAGATAGATTGCCATTATTCATTAGATCAGGCGTCATCTTCGACCAAGAGCATGATGGCGTCGCAGTAGATCAAGGGGATGCTTCGGCAGACCCTTTACATGGGCATCACCCCAAGCAGGTATGAGCATAATGTGATACCCCAGTGAGGCCGTACGACCTTTGGATTCGTTTATAAACTAGCTCTAATGGTGGGTATATATGTACAAGGAGCTTCATGGCTGGGCTTCAATGTGGTGAGTGGTTTGCCATATCCCCTCCCGCCCCAAAAAAAGCTGCGCTTTGCACACTCCCCCAAGTTTTTGGGCGAACGCTTACTATTGCCTGGTAGGCTAGCATATCAATCGATCGGTGCAATTTACGGAGACATCGGGACTAGCCCTCTCTACGTCTTCTCGGCGGTCTTTGCTTCTCCACCGAGCTCGCCGGATCTGCTTGGTGCACTGTCACTTATCATCTGGGCCTTAATCCTCATCGCTACGATAAAGTACGTGGGGATTGTTCTATGTGCCAACAACCATGGCGAAGGTGGCTCCTTTGCGTTGCTTTCTCTTATTAGGCGTCATGTATGCGATTTTCACGGTGACCCAGAGTGAAGGTCGCACTCCCTTGAAGATATGCTCTGGCGCTGACAATGGCTCAGGTTAAATTGGACTGGCGAGATTCAATGGTTGAGGACGATGACGAGAAAATCTATGCTGCAAAGCGGCTGAAAAGCTTCAATCGCTCGGCTAGAAATGCGTTGAAACGCAGTGCTATGGCCAAAGGTTTAGTGACGATTCTGGCTGTGCTGGGGGTCTGCATGGTGATGTCTGGTAGGCTACGATCTAGAGAAGGCTTCTTGAGCCTGGCTGATGGCCTCTACAGATGGGGTCATTACTCCAGCACAGTCAATTCTCGGTGCAGTGCAGGGTATGCAAATTTCAGTGTTGTATCAGATGAGCCCTGCTGAAATACTGTCTAGGAATCAAAATAGCTGCACCCGGCATGTCCACAAATATTGTCGTCGCGCTTGCCTGTCTCCTGATTGTGCTTCTGTTCGCCATACAGCCTTTCGGCGTTTCGAGACTGAGCAACTTTTTCGCCCCCATTGTAATGGTCTGGTTGATATTCAACATGGCTTTTGGAGTATATGTTCGTCTCCCTATCACGTTCAATCCCTGTTGGTTctaacatataagaatctgGTCCTATTCGATCATAATGTGATTAGGGCGTTTTCCCCGAGTTTCGCAATTGATTATATAATTCGACATAAATTTGATGGCTGGCGTTCTCTTGGAGGTGTTTTGCTTGCATTTACAGGTCCCTCTCCTATTTTCAGCCATTTTTCCCTATGCATCCACTAACCCCATTGCAGGAGTTGAAGCTCTATTTGCCGACCTTGGCGCATTTTCAGTTAAGCAAGTTTTTCGTCGGTGATAACGGGGAGAATTAACGCTAAATGTTCCTGTTAGGGCGATTCGGGTTTCGTGGCTCTGTTTTGCCCTACCTTGTCTTCTTGTTACTTATTGCGGCCAGGCCGCGTTTATAAGCTGGCACCCAGATGCGATCGTGAACCCATTGTTCAAAGCGGTCCCCCCTGGAATGTACTGGCCGACGCTTATTCTGTCAATCCTAGCGTCAATTGTGGCCTCCCAAGCAATGCTCACGGGCACTTTCCAGTTGATCTCCCAGGCTATACGGATGGCTTATCTTCCTAGAATGAGGCGCGTCCACACATCAAAGCATGTGGCGAGCCAGATATATATCCCATTGGCTAATTGGCTGATGATGGCAGGGGCAATAGCGGTTACAGCAGTGTTTAAAACAGTGAGTGTCGGGAACTTCACGAGGGTGTTAGAATGCATGCTGATTCGAGCGACACAGACTACTCGTATTGGCCATGTATATGGTGTATGCGTCGTCGGGGTTAGCTTCATCACGACTTGGCTTGTTGCCCTTGTGGCTATTATCATCTGGAATTTGCATATTGTGATCATCCTTCCGGTTTTTGTCTTTATCGGCTTctttgatttctttttcctgGCAGCTGCTCTTGCCAAAATACCAGCTGGGGGCTGGTTTACGGCTATCATGGCGGCCATCTTGACGAGTACTTTACTCCTATGGAGCTACGGTGAGGGATGCCAGTTCAATGCAGAGCGAGATGAGAGCGCTTCCCGCTCCACACTGTTCACAGGCCACGGCCACCAGCTATGGCTTCGCGAAGGAAAGGCGGAGTATTCGGTTAAATCAATCAGAGGTCCGGCCTCCAACATTCCCCTCCCCCAAATaaataaattaaaaagaCCCAGCGAGACTGACACATAGCAGGCATTGGTGTGTTCCTAATTGAACCACATTCTAGGTCTCCTCCTGTTTTCGACCATTTTATTAAGAAATTCGAAGCCACCCATGAGATATCAGTCCTCCTTCAGATAAAACCCGTTCTTAAGTATTCTGTAAGGATCCCTTCCATCTTACGGTCTCTGTGGCACGGGTAGTCTAATTAAACTCCTAGGTCCCTGTGAAAGATCGCTTCACGCTAACTAGCACAAACATCACCGGGTTGTACCGTGTTATACTTCGCTATGGCTACGGGGATACGCCCTCGTGGGATTCCTTTGAAGAAATGCTCACAGAGGAACTGGGTCTCTTGCGTCCTCGTGGAGAACCTGATAGTCAGGATTATGCAGCTGCGGACGATGTGAACACAGGTTCGATAGCGCTCACTGCGCCAGATCAGTTCGCATCGCAGAAGCCCATTACCTATATCATTGGCAGAGACAAATTATACGTCAAAAAGGGATCTGGTGTTTTTCGCAGGATCATCCTGTCTGTGTTTATATATCTGAAGGGCCATGAGAAGACAAAGTTGTCGCGATTGAGAGTTCCGGTTGACCGGTTGGTTGAAGTTGGATTTTCTAAGGCGATATAATCAAGGGAACAAATATGATGCATGTAAAGTTTTGGGTCGTCCAGGACGCAAATTTCCTTTGACATGCTCGCCTACATGTTCTCGGCTTGAAAAATACCAAATGCCCAATTCGTCCCCTGACAAAGGAATCGGGCGATACCCTTGAGGTTTTGGAAGTGAGGGATTTCATTTCCGCACGTTGATAAGGTTCCCTGGAACTTGGAGCGGAAAGTCGTCGGGACCATTTCAGAGTCTGAACGAAAGGGCGGGATGAATTCCGGCTCACGATGGCTCCACGGAATGCGTGGAGGCCGGAGATGAGCAGTCATCGCTGGTCGAAACCACAAGAACATACAGTGGCCGTTTAAAAACCTATGTAGATATGCAATATACGGGGAAACTGCTATATAGATCCTTTAGAGCCAGCTGCAAACTCGACGACGTGGCAATTGAAAAGATTTCCATAGTAAGGTTTGTGAATGCCGAGATCGGGCTCCGGGAGAAAATTCCTAATCCAGCCATAAGCGGCGAAACTATCCGCTCCGGGGAAGGAGATCCTGGTCTTAATAAGCAGGCTCCTATTGGCCAGTTCAACTCCATGTAACTGCGTTCACATGTGACATGATGAGGATTCGCCAGGCATCGAGAGAACCCGCCGGGGCATGGGTGAGTCGAGTGTGTTGGGTTTGGAGCTCGGGGGAAGAGACAGTAACGTATTGCTGACAGCGACTGGGTGATTCCCACCTGGTGGTTGGTTAACTAGCAAGGCTGATGCTGGAGCTCCTTGGGAAAACCGGAGAATCCTCCCGAGGCGAGCGCCGCGATCTCGAAGGGATATGGGTTGATGGTGCCGGGAGCAAATCACGGTTCAGAGCCCCCCAAGCTCCCCCCAAAACTCCAGACGCTGGCGATAGACTCCACCGAAGTACTGGTCCGTCCCTTTCCCCTCTTTTTCCATGCATCCGCAAATAGCACGTCCCTTTCGCGtttgtatgtagaaagaGTTAGGAGGTACTTAACCTGACGAGCCAGGCCTCGCAGATCTGCGACATAGGTAGTTATCCTGGAAGAGCTTCCAGGAATCAGCGATCGTATTCCGGTTTGGATTTTTGAGGAGCAGCTGAAGAGATTCGAGTGCAGCCTATCAGCGGATCCTTGTCGTTGAGAAGCCGGCCGTGTGCGTAAGGGTGCGCCGTGGCTGGGCCCGATAAATTTTCCTCAACGTTAAAATATCTCAACCGTCTTACCCACCCAACTGTTCGCCGTCAATTACCAACCAACGTCTCCTCTCACCATCCACCGCTCTCGTTCTGTAGCCCCCAGCTCTGTGGCATCCGCATTCATTCTTCCCACGCCCAAGAGATTCGATTCCTGAGACACGCCGTACACCCTCAACCACAATGGCCGGAGACAAGGAGTTCACCCTACGGGAGGTCGCCGCTCACGACACTAAGAAAGATCTCTATCTTATCGTTAATGAGAAGGTTTACAATGTCACATCCTTCGTTGATGAGCATCCGTACGTATCCATCGCCCTGTTTGGAGCTTTCCGTCTCTACTCCCAGTTCCCATTCCTCTCATCGAGCCTACCACTTTAGCGTTCGCCATGGCTAACAAAAGGTTCTGTCTGCTGTTCAGTGGCGGTGAGGAAGTTCTTCTAGACGTTGGCGGTCAAGATGCCACAGAAGCTTTCGAGGATGTTGGCCACAGCGATGAGGCTCGCGAAATCCTTGAGGGGTTGCTGGTCGGAAAGGTCAAGAGACAGGTACGCTGCGATATGATCGGtgctttttttctctctcgcATATAGGGCTGTTTGAAACTAACGTCctctttttcatctttctctATTTTAGCCTGGCGACCCTGCTCCCGTCCGAAGCCAGACCTCCACGACAACCAGTGCTCCTTCCGGAGACGTTTCCACCGGCCTCGGAATCGGACTCTATGCCATCCTCGTCCTCGTTGGCGCCATCGGCTACGGCTTATACCAATACTTGAACACGGCGACTCCAGTTCAGGCTTAGAAACGCCCTCTAAAAATATTTCGTTTCTGGTGACCTCGACCGTATTTCTACGCCATTCTTTTCCCAGCCCTTTGATACATTGGCGCGTCAGCAATTTTTATCGCGCTATGTAACGTCCTGAATATGTGGTATCTGTTCGATTTTTACCCATAGATCTCTTAATTGACTATGAGCCCGAGGAGTTTAGATCGATGTCACTCTCAAAGGCTTCTTGGGTTCCGGTTCCTTCATGCAACTATATTCTATAATTTTTGTTCCCCTCCCCGTTACGAGTGTTTTCGCTGGATGGTGTCCTTTACACCCCGTACCTCTTGATATTTGCTTTGCTTGGCCCCGGCGCGGGATTGTCGCATGAAATGCTTATCGAAAGACTACTTTGATAGAATGCAAAGATTGTTCTTTTTTGTCTCACTCAGTATCCCAGAATGcgttccatttcttcttccatcaTGTTGGGCAGATTCGATCGGGAAGCACTAGCGGTACAGTCCCGGAGTTGCGGGTTCCGGGTGGTTCGCTGACAGAGCAAGGGTCGCGGCTGACATGACTGCCGACCATGCCGCCAAACACCCCTTGACACCATGCCCATATGTCGTGTGGAAGCTCAATCCTTGGTGTCTGTTAAGATTAATTGTGCTGACAACGCCTAAACTTTCATTGCTCGAAATACCACAGCCTGGCTGTGTAGTTGGATATTAATTAGTGGGTGCGATGGTTAAGCTCCATAGCCGAGAAACAACTGAACGAAAATACGGAAACTCCCAATCTAGACCCGGCCATGACCTAGGCATTCAATAGGTGCATACGATGAGACAACCGCAGCTGTTTGAAGACCCAGTATCCTGGGGTAGAAAACTTAGCTACAATGGATCGGGCCCCTCCAATAAATAATATCGTAGGCACGAACATGCATGA
This window harbors:
- the STE20 gene encoding signal transducing kinase of the PAK (EggNog:ENOG410PGP3~COG:T~BUSCO:2664at33183); its protein translation is MDSTKASSHRRPSTKLLKQPPPLSSSSTWSIKKQASNTSLRRHPSAPIYPRSHTIASREHARTKSGGFGSSTSSIDQNSERNSPVALHSEFGAYSSPNSAHNTARSSLSLQNSDELIGSRFDTRGMLNALDSATQSSQRPPVLQSYNTSPDPRSTPTLRNSGVFNPKERRPDPPSPDSTVVLTKRYSDDGSTIKPGIGGRKKSGFSSFVNSMLGSPRNIKISAPENPVHVTHVGYDNETGQFTGLPKEWQRMLQESGISKKEQEEHPQTMVNIMKFYEKNASGKDDEGVWHKFDHAKAVDHHEHSISSKASPGASPRFPQNHEGSFENPRAPPPIPKAVPATSPLSPGPSPSGTNWVPNRAAPKAPTSSATNLMPARPPPQAPAPKDTRTAPEMSAHPFGVRPIPETEPLPPQPQRSRSNSNQNMANAAPRVPPNMVTSPAQYQQMQEQASTAAHQAITSKQLERTRSERQRQQQQPPRLADPSIQSRHQPPSQQLQQSIDQVPRLEQPGYTAPVPQQQYGLPLDPTQYPQQARAGPSPRQRQRVRQSNGIDIRARLLSICTAGDPTRKYRNLNKIGQGASGGVFTAYENGTNRCVAIKQMNLELQPKKDLIINEILVMKDSKHKNIVNFMDSFLHGGDLWVVMEYMEGGSLTDVVTFNIMTEGQIASVCRETLNGLQHLHSKGVIHRDIKSDNILLSLEGNVKLTDFGFCAQINESHNKRNTMVGTPYWMAPEVVTRKEYGRKVDIWSLGIMAIEMIEGEPPYLTESPLRALYLIATNGTPTIKDEQNLSPVFRDFLHLALRVDPEKRASAHDLLTHPFMSHCEPLSSLAPLVRAARISRAQEKAQKGGI
- the HSE1 gene encoding ESCRT-0 subunit protein hse1 (EggNog:ENOG410PKY6~COG:U~BUSCO:5291at33183); translated protein: MFRAQQNAYDDIVAKATDENLTSENWEYILDVCDKVSADESGAKDAVASMIKRLAHRNANVQLYTFELANALSQNCGPKAHRELASKSFTDALLRLANDRNTHPQVKSKILEHMEQWTEMFSSNPDFGIMEHAYMKLKSQNPNIQPPSKPTKRQITELDRQKEEEELQMALALSIKEKQSETSKQQDGSSQHVVTTSAQAEAAPSQGIPSGTTAATVSRVRALYDFQPSEPGELQFRKGDIIAVLESVYKDWWKGSLRGQVGIFPLNYVEKLSDPTQEELQREAQMEAEVFAEIKNVEKLLALLSTSSPELNVQENEEITKLYHSTLAIRPKLIELIGKYSKKKDDFTQLNEKFIKARRDYEALLEASMTHPAQSHYNRPAQPSFAYPPSGTHPGYPHHAPPQQEPQRYYTPRPSQDPQSAPHNTPGYYGAEPSTLPYPPDSQSPDFRKHTTTGSMQLPQQQPSQPPQDAYSQGATTHYPPKTTYDHPQELGTSVYDSPQGNAPQAIQHSYHPAMQQELQQQQATGAEPTQRPYSPQENPPPQAPSSNPPYPIQTPQEPPQQSFAPPAPMHQPPPIPSVAPSQGAYGGGYQAYQPPTTQQHSPTSNPAAFYR
- the KUP1 gene encoding Putative potassium transport system protein kup 1 (EggNog:ENOG41COG3158~COG:P~TransMembrane:6 (i77-97o117-137i193-212o232-254i266-287o317-339i)) encodes the protein MADGGYVPVEEDDEDGDITHHGAERISVEDRLPLFIRSGVIFDQEHDGVAVDQGDASADPLHGHHPKQELHGWASMWLAYQSIGAIYGDIGTSPLYVFSAVFASPPSSPDLLGALSLIIWALILIATIKYVGIVLCANNHGEGGSFALLSLIRRHVKLDWRDSMVEDDDEKIYAAKRLKSFNRSARNALKRSAMAKGLVTILAVLGVCMVMSDGVITPAQSILGAVQGIKIAAPGMSTNIVVALACLLIVLLFAIQPFGVSRLSNFFAPIVMVWLIFNMAFGVYNLVLFDHNVIRAFSPSFAIDYIIRHKFDGWRSLGGVLLAFTGVEALFADLGAFSVKQVFRR
- a CDS encoding uncharacterized protein (EggNog:ENOG410PHE6~COG:P~TransMembrane:4 (o34-54i66-87o93-114i121-140o)), producing the protein MLTGTFQLISQAIRMAYLPRMRRVHTSKHVASQIYIPLANWLMMAGAIAVTAVFKTTTRIGHVYGVCVVGVSFITTWLVALVAIIIWNLHIVIILPVFVFIGFFDFFFLAAALAKIPAGGWFTAIMAAILTSTLLLWSYGEGCQFNAERDESASRSTLFTGHGHQLWLREGKAEYSVKSIRGIGVFLIEPHSRSPPVFDHFIKKFEATHEISVLLQIKPVLKYSVPVKDRFTLTSTNITGLYRVILRYGYGDTPSWDSFEEMLTEELGLLRPRGEPDSQDYAAADDVNTGSIALTAPDQFASQKPITYIIGRDKLYVKKGSGVFRRIILSVFIYLKGHEKTKLSRLRVPVDRLVEVGFSKAI
- a CDS encoding uncharacterized protein (EggNog:ENOG410PPP8~COG:C~TransMembrane:1 (i110-130o)~BUSCO:16205at33183), giving the protein MAGDKEFTLREVAAHDTKKDLYLIVNEKVYNVTSFVDEHPGGEEVLLDVGGQDATEAFEDVGHSDEAREILEGLLVGKVKRQPGDPAPVRSQTSTTTSAPSGDVSTGLGIGLYAILVLVGAIGYGLYQYLNTATPVQA